One Phoenix dactylifera cultivar Barhee BC4 unplaced genomic scaffold, palm_55x_up_171113_PBpolish2nd_filt_p 002063F, whole genome shotgun sequence DNA segment encodes these proteins:
- the LOC103709856 gene encoding berberine bridge enzyme-like 26 produces the protein MVANLTILSFLFLSASTFIDATTTNATNPHAFIQCFLNSTSSSNSTSKLLHIPSTTSYADVFNSSIRNIRSITPNATMPAIILTPTNASHVQAAVKCGKAQGLRIRVRSGGHDYEGLSSVSSGDPFILLDLINFASVAVDATDGTAWVGAGATIGELYYHINVGAKNQTAGFPASICHTVGVSGLLSGGGIGTMMRKYGTSADNIVDAVVVDASGTLLDRKSMGEDLFWAIRGGGASSFGIVLSFKINLVYVPPTVTVFQVQKTLSEDVTKLVGRWQKVAPRLDDNLFIRVLVNAIGNKEKGNRTIQASFQSLFLGGRQELLSILDKSFPELGVEAKDCTEMSWMNSTLYFAKAPKLDPTFLLNRNPYSNSSFKAKSDFVKKPIPAEGLEKIWKFLLEAVDDSVQMVMDPLGARMDEIEETAIPFPHRKGNLYNIQHYLGWPTNEDSQKHLDWMKSFYNFLAPYVSKSPRAAYLNYRDIDLGRNEKGKTSYRKATEWGQRYFLNNFKRLAQVKAKVDPDNYFQHEQSIPPYSIN, from the coding sequence ATGGTAGCCAACCTCActattctctcttttctcttcctctcgGCCTCTACATTCATAGATGCAACCACCACCAACGCCACCAATCCACATGCCTTCATCCAGTGCTTCCTCAATAGCACTAGCTCTAGTAACTCCACCTCCAAACTCCTGCACATCCCAAGCACCACTTCCTACGCCGATGTCTTCAACTCCTCCATCAGAAATATAAGGTCCATTACCCCTAATGCCACAATGCCGGCCATCATCTTGACACCCACCAATGCCTCCCATGTTCAAGCTGCGGTCAAATGTGGCAAGGCCCAAGGCCTCCGCATTAGAGTCCGGAGCGGTGGCCATGACTACGAGGGACTATCTTCCGTCTCATCTGGCGATCCCTTCATCCTCCTCGACCTTATCAACTTTGCATCGGTCGCGGTTGACGCAACTGATGGCACCGCATGGGTTGGAGCTGGTGCAACAATCGGCGAGTTGTACTACCACATCAATGTTGGGGCCAAGAACCAAACTGCCGGGTTCCCCGCGAGCATTTGCCACACCGTCGGCGTCAGTGGGCTGTTGAGTGGAGGTGGGATTGGGACCATGATGAGAAAGTACGGGACCTCCGCCGACAATATCGTCGACGCAGTCGTCGTAGATGCCAGTGGCACGCTCCTGGATCGAAAGTCCATGGGTGAGGATCTCTTCTGGGCCATTAGAGGAGGAGGTGCAAGCAGCTTTGGTATAGTCCTCTCATTCAAGATCAATTTAGTCTACGTTCCCCCCACGGTCACTGTTTTTCAGGTTCAGAAAACCCTAAGTGAGGATGTAACTAAGCTAGTCGGGAGGTGGCAGAAAGTGGCACCGAGGCTTGATGAcaatcttttcattagagttcTTGTTAATGCCATCGGCAACAAGGAGAAGGGGAACCGCACGATCCAGGCTTCGTTCCAGTCTTTGTTCCTCGGCGGGCGCCAGGAGCTCCTCTCCATCCTTGACAAGAGCTTTCCTGAGTTGGGAGTGGAGGCCAAAGACTGCACTGAGATGAGCTGGATGAACTCTACTCTCTACTTCGCAAAAGCCCCTAAGTTGGACCCTACCTTCTTGTTGAATAGGAACCCATATTCCAACAGCTCCTTCAAGGCCAAGTCAGACTTTGTGAAGAAGCCTATCCCTGCAGAGGGTCTGGAGAAGATCTGGAAGTTCTTATTAGAAGCAGTGGATGATTCTGTACAAATGGTTATGGATCCTTTGGGAGCGAGGATGGATGAGATAGAAGAGACTGCCATTCCTTTTCCTCATAGGAAGGGGAACTTGTACAATATCCAGCACTACTTGGGTTGGCCTACGAACGAGGATAGCCAGAAGCATTTGGATTGGATGAAGAGCTTTTATAATTTCTTGGCTCCTTATGTTTCTAAGAGTCCAAGAGCTGCCTACTTAAATTACAGGGATATAGACCTGGGcaggaatgagaaaggtaagACAAGCTACCGTAAAGCTACTGAATGGGGGCAAAGGTACTTCTTGAACAACTTTAAAAGATTGGCACAAGTGAAGGCTAAAGTTGATCCAGATAACTACTTCCAGCACGAACAAAGCATTCCACCATATTCTATAAATTAA
- the LOC103709835 gene encoding LOW QUALITY PROTEIN: uncharacterized protein LOC103709835 (The sequence of the model RefSeq protein was modified relative to this genomic sequence to represent the inferred CDS: deleted 1 base in 1 codon) — translation MKRSGHGTGREKEAKEKESTIRNQLEKEMHDLKAEMSSCQKSGSSRSEADDESGLIRILEAEGEVGRLKELLDEEKKRSNSEKKNAEVEKKKAAEAWKFVEVEKSKVEEVKKHVEIARNKADEYRLCLEKLKMEANEAREKLIAEISKADDANKKVEAEKQKINRERERADMERTKAEEQRRLMEVERKKAMGEKYRADNLSQRLEKEKQRSEELQRKVEEILSTGRDVRGCSCFGDKRSNGGTNIKTADVKLLREQLKLKKKQVKHAKRMNKLEKAENRFIRKELSLLKQDFMQMSCRFNVLYDFLSCSMEGTDSLAKNGESPELWGCNLQNNLLGPQPCNFNSQSDFSLPEICYTNSLNHPCSARECPRLQLSRGSCTRPTSGISSELEPPVGGSVRIKSQSSAVCSTATSFSDSKFMGSQGKDALFATASTEVAEKSSNQRSSILRLSGGVAKTRQTENIGVVTENNNRTSVQRNVINACLNSSAVSVVDQASNSRRKKRRIQDALESVAWLYSEDGQLHLKIGEKLSELKYLLNRKGNIPSGVENSGISEYLDDRKGFCAKNHNDRSKKSCKHRSNKMLRKQQKNDVLYLNQNDVQKQAEKYETEDSRVPCALREMAKPFQMKENAVCREEPSNAVCSKQADLISFEKMICGDYMKLLDLDSDTDERRYRAAIEMPLSPTLPEIESASLKLCVQDDSHFLIEGTLKSFETERSNSLPFHTFDVIELEISSNTVKQKAPSFAGTSLNDNPVLSHSSEEVRIHGTIVTDGDFKHHDMLCNIEHNPSFLENDSNMDVEPTYNGSKSGDSVQKASDALPIMGLKDHWEFKHLVHGQLGPNTISDSKVSEEAVSGGSDKSLLSGSTSCSFPKFTLHSEQLCENCYMHNSIPKIHNLSRELVNVPNGTHGLTHATVTTSTEIHIEGKGEKHDGAIVSQSGEMLDKSFEAEKSEQHGNLLVSECATKTEASESMPMSTIRKIRDLCAESDGLELEKIPKYFVVFSNMDDCSKTRISQYSKTVISQGCMDTQVLRAIAMDPELLPKEKAAVFFSLLLCNISGTLSANSRCTRSGEFLLPSGSFAEEINKVLSNGEARWLILEICQLNILVELIEDFLINRKVLLYTDRLLEPLSACFSSQEFHQLNGSGLCVSTRDATVDQIIAGCVIFASISAAVGCIGIVLELSYRILRTCRNDISWILLALHVFAFVCGEKFFNLDDCQFLLNAIRLVVSLVEHGNESAHSASCLHSTQHMLIFPPCEQCPFATDEFCMDNFACSLLDELQFYALAGNINHLDGKKSTASIGTFQSCSERNDGGTVSKTKVSGLKTECVGSCSIYKFGKLAADRSDCFPESSFCYFTDIISLVELIGCYMRWDWTYDKIVSHIVNMLEFCKSEEFLAALFVLVGQLGRFGIDDGGYLQIGVAELRCSLSRILDASLTQKRSIPTQFSAVGALLNLLPFNFEEIVDGHPELSQDATEYGYVTQVKKWFSHLSMEQQAISFELFR, via the exons ATGAAGAGGAGCGGGCACGGGACAGGGCGAgagaaagaagcaaaagaaaaggagtCCACTATTAGAAATCAGTTGGAGAAAGAAATGCATGACTTGAAGGCTGAGATGTCCTCCTGTCAGAAAAGTGGAAGTTCGAGAAGTGAGGCTGATGATGAAAGTGGCCTGATTCGCATTTTGGAGGCAGAGGGAGAAGTAGGAAGGCTCAAGGAACTTTTAGATGAAGAGAAAAAGCGAAGCAATTCTGAGAAGAAGAATGCTGAGGTGGAGAAGAAAAAAGCTGCTGAAGCATGGAAATTTGTGGAAGTGGAGAAAAGCAAGGTAGAAGAAGTAAAGAAACATGTAGAGATTGCAAGGAACAAAGCTGATGAATACAGGCTTTGCCTTGAAAAACTAAAGATGGAAGCTAATGAAGCAAGAGAGAAGTTGATTGCGGAGATCTCCAAAGCAGATGATGCAAATAAAAAGGTTGAAGCCGAGAAGCAGAAGATAAACAGAGAAAGGGAACGTGCTGATATGGAGAGGACAAAAGCAGAAGAACAGAGAAGGCTCATGGAAGTAGAAAGGAAAAAGGCAATGGGTGAAAAATACAGGGCAGATAATTTGTCCCAGAGGCTGGAGAAGGAGAAGCAAAGGAGTGAAGAATTACAGAGGAAAGTCGAGGAGATTTTATCTACCGGAAGAGATGTAAGGGGTTGTTCATGTTTTGGAGATAAAAGATCTAATGGCGGAACAAACATCAAAACTGCAGATGTCAAGCTTCTAAGAGAGCAACTCAAGCTAAAAAAGAAGCAAGTAAAGCATGCTAAAAGAATGAATAAACTAGAGAAAGCAGAAAATAGGTTTATAAGGAAAGAGCTTTCTCTCTTAAAACAGGATTTCATGCAAATGTCTTGCCGCTTTAATGTCCTTTACGACTTCCTATCATGCAGCATGGAAGGTACAGATAGCCTGGCAAAG AACGGCGAATCTCCAGAGCTATGGGGCTGCAACTTGCAGAACAACCTTTTGGGTCCCCAACCATGCAATTTTAACTCGCAAAGTGATTTTAGCTTGCCAGAGATATGCTATACAAATTCACTTAATCACCCTTGTTCTGCCAGGGAATGCCCTCGCCTACAGTTATCTAGAGGAAGCTGTACCCGGCCAACCTCAGGTATTAGTTCTGAATTGGAGCCTCCAGTTGGAGGTTCTGTCAGAATCAAGTCACAAAGTTCTGCCGTATGTTCCACTGcaacatctttttctgataGCAAGTTCATGGGCTCACAGGGAAAGGATGCATTATTTGCCACTGCATCAACCGAAGTAGCAGAGAAGAGCTCCAATCAGAGATCATCCATTCTGAGACTGTCTGGTGGAGTGGCTAAAACTAGGCAAACAGAAAATATTGGGGTGGTGACAGAGAATAACAATAGAACGTCTGTCCAAAGAAATGTAATAAATGCATGCCTGAATTCATCTGCAGTAAGTGTAGTGGATCAGGCGTCTAATAGtcgcagaaaaaaaagaaggatccAAGATGCTCTAGAATCTGTTGCATGGTTATATTCTGAGGATGGTCAGTTGCATTTGAAGATAGGAGAGAAACTATCTGAGTTAAAATATCTTTTGAACAGAAAAGGTAATATCCCTTCAGGCGTGGAAAATTCTGGGATCTCAGAGTACTTGGATGACAGAAAGGGGTTTTGTGCCAAAAATCATAATGATCGCAGTAAAAAATCCTGCAAACACAGGAGTAACAAAATGCTACGTAAGCAGCAGAAGAATGATGTACTATACTTGAATCAAAATGACGTTCAGAAGCAAGCAGAAAAGTATGAAACAGAAGACAGTAGGGTTCCATGCGCCCTCCGTGAAATGGCAAAACCTTTTCAGATGAAAGAGAATGCTGTATGCAGGGAAGAGCCATCTAATGCTGTTTGCAGTAAGCAGGCtgatttaatttcttttgagaaGATGATATGTGGGGATTATATGAAGCTACTTGATCTGGATAGCGATACTGATGAAAGAAGGTATAGAGCTGCAATAGAGATGCCTCTTTCACCCACTTTGCCTGAAATTGAGTCTGCTAGCCTCAAACTATGTGTACAGGATGACTCTCATTTTCTGATAGAGGGAACTTTGAAGAGTTTTGAGACTGAAAGAAGTAATTCCTTGCCATTCCATACCTTTGATGTCATCGAGTTGGAGATTAGTTCCAACACTGTGAAACAGAAAGCCCCCTCATTTGCAGGAAC GTCATTGAATGATAATCCAGTCTTAAGTCATTCATCTGAAGAAGTAAGAATTCATGGTACAATTGTAACAGATGGTGATTTCAAGCACCATGATATGCTGTGTAATATTGAACATAATCCTTCCTTCCTTGAAAATGATAGTAACATGGATGTTGAACCAACATATAATGGCAGTAAATCTGGCGACTCAGTGCAGAAGGCTAGTGATGCGCTGCCTATCATGGGGCTAAAGGACCATTGGGAGTTCAAGCACCTTGTTCATGGCCAACTAGGTCCTAATACCATTTCTGATTCAAAGGTATCTGAGGAAGCAGTGTCAGGAGGGTCTGACAAATCATTGCTCTCAGGAAGCACAAGCTGTAGCTTTCCAAAATTCACATTGCATTCCGAGCAATTATGTGAGAATTGTTATATGCATAATTCTATTCCAAAGATACATAATTTATCAAGGGAACTAGTGAATGTACCAAATGGAACCCATGGATTGACTCATGCCACAGTTACAACTTCcacagaaattcatattgaaggCAAAGGAGAAAAACATGATGGTGCAATTGTTTCTCAAAGTGGTGAAATGCTTG ATAAAAGTTTTGAAGCTGAGAAATCTGAGCAACATGGTAATTTACTGGTCTCAGAATGTGCTACAAAGACGGAAGCTTCTGAATCAATGCCTATGTCCACCATCAGGAAGATCCGTGATCTATGTGCAGAGAGTGATGGACTTGAACTGGAGAAAATTCCCAAGTATTTTGTTGTGTTCTCAAATATGGATGATTGCAGCAAAACAAGGATATCACAATATAGCAAGACCGTTATATCTCAAGGCTGCATGGACACCCAAGTGCTTCGTGCTATAGCTATGGATCCTGAACTTTTACCTAA AGAGAAGGCTGCtgttttcttttcattattATTGTGCAATATTTCTGGTACACTGTCGGCAAATTCAAGATGCACCAGGAGTGGAGAATTTCTACTACCTTCTGGTTCTTTTGCAGAAGAGATTAATAAAG TGTTATCAAATGGGGAGGCAAGATGGTTAATTCTAGAAATATGCCAACTGAACATTCTTGTTGAGCTAATTGAGGATTTTCTCATTAATAGAAAAGTTCTGTTGTACACTGACAGGCTGCTCGAGCCTTTGTCGGCATGTTTCTCATCACAGGAATTTCATCAGTTAAATGGGAGCGGTCTTTGTGTGTCTACTAGAGATGCAACAGTTGATCAAATTATTGCTGGTTGTGTCATATTTGCATCTATTTCTGCTGCAGTAGGTTGCATTGGCATTGTTCTGGAGTTGTCTTACAGAATTCTTCGAACGTGTAGAAATGATATTTCCTGGATTCTATTGGCGCTGCATGTTTTTGCTTTTGTATGTGGCGAGAAATTTTTTAATCTGGACGACTGTCAGTTTCTTCTAAATGCTATTAGATTGGTGGTTTCACTAGTTGAGCATGGGAATGAATCTGCACATTCTGCTTCTTGTCTCCATTCAACACAACATATGCTTATCTTTCCTCCCTGCGAGCAATGCCCATTTGCTACGGATGAATTTTGTATGGATAATTTTGCTTGTTCGCTTTTGGATGAGCTACAATTTTATGCCTTGGCTGGTAATATCAATCATCTGGATGGAAAAAAATCAACTGCTTCAATCGGCACATTCCAGTCATGCTCTGAGAGAAATGATGGAGGGACAGTCAGTAAAACTAAAGTCAGTGGACTGAAAACTGAGTGCGTTGGATCTTGCAGTATATACAAGTTTGGAAAGCTCGCTGCTGATCGGTCTGATTGTTTTCCTGAGAGCTCTTTTTGCTACTTTACAGATATAATTTCTTTGGTGGAGCTGATTGGGTGCTACATG AGATGGGACTGGACATACGACAAAATCGTGTCTCATATTGTAAATATGCTGGAGTTCTGCAAGTCTGAGGAGTTTTTAGCTGCTCTTTTTGTATTAGTAGGTCAGCTGGGAAG ATTTGGCATCGATGATGGTGGCTATCTCCAGATTGGAGTTGCAGAGCTGAGATGTAGTTTGTCCAGGATTCTAGATGCAAGCCTTACCCAAAAAAGGAGTATCCCCACTCAATTTTCAGCTGTTGGTGCTTTGCTAAATCTTCTTCCATTCAATTTTGAAGAAATTGTTGATGGACACCCAGAACTTTCACAAGATGCTACTGAATATGGTTATGTCACGCAAGTAAAGAAGTGGTTTTCTCATCTAAGCATGGAACAACAGGCAATTTCATTTGAACTCTTTAGATAA